The DNA window GATTgataagagaaaattaaattaaatttatttagtttgggtaaccctaacccaagccaaattaaacccaacccatactcaacctaacccaacccaaattaacttacccaaattaatattttaggtttGGGTAAGGGTTGGGGTTTGGGTCAACCCAAGATATGCTCACCCTTACGCTAAACAAAGGAGATATGATGTCAATGAAAAGTGAAAGCTATGTGGACTATAGAATAATTGATGTCTGGGCTCAAATGATCAATTTCAAGAGTATGAAATATCCCAACAGCATCCGGAAAATTTGCTTCTCTACATTAACATAAGTAGGCTCTTtttatctgatttttttcttttaaatatgaTGTTCATTTGCAGAGTACACATTTTTTTGAAGATTGTTTTGCCAATTCCAATAAAgacaaaatgaaattatttcatttatcatttGTTGACTTAAAGATGGCTAACCTTGTAAGTAACATCTccaatatttatcatttatgtATAGAAGGTGTATGTgcttatattgtaaaatatgtaataaatttttCCTTCACTTCTTTCACCACTTCAACCAAATAAGAAGTATTATGATTAGATTGTGTTGTAATATGTTGGAGTTTTTGCATCATTGGAGTAAGATAAGTATACCGATTTTTTAATGTCATCTATATCAGAATCATAAATGTTATTGATACTTTAAtaaactcttttcaaatttttgagGCAAGATATAATTAGTCGGCAACTTATTCACCTTCATTCTTCTCAAAACCGTCAAAATATGCCTACTTAAGAGTCCTCTAAACACATGTGTACCTTTATTGAAATATCTCTCAAATGTTCTCTATCAGTATCTCATATGGTCTCCACCACTCCAAATGTAGTTGTTGTCCCATCGTATTCAAGTATGGGGGTATCGCAGAACATCAACTCTTTCATCTCATTCTAGAACAACTAAAAATTTTTGTTAGTATATATACACTCTGAAATTGCCTTTCCAATGAATACCCACTCACAATTGGAATAGTCGAATTATAAgactaaaaattcaaatttttttccTTCTCTATGTTCTTCTTAAGTGCCCTGTCATATTGTTAAGCCACATCCTAGCAAAATCGATTTCTCATGATGATTACCCGACAAAAGGAGCAAAATACATATCATAGTggtttgtcaaatatgttgtgtCAAATGTGATGACATCCGAGAAGTACTCATAAGCACCCTTGCATCTTTCATCAGTCCAAAAACACATTCCTTATCTAGTTTTCCTCGCCCACatcataaacataaaaaattaaacatctaCTTTGAATTCGGTAGAAATACTAACATAGAGCTTTAGCATCGCCATTTCCTAACCGCAATTGCCTAGCTTCTGAAATATAGTTTTACAGCTTCTCTCATCAAAAGTTAGATTATCATATCCACTAGCTTCAACTACTAGTGATTAAAAAGTTTTTGACAAAGTAATTTCAGCTTCGTCGTTTAAATCCAATCTTCTCTTCGCAATTGGATCTAAAACCTTGTAAGATCTAAGATATCTAGACTTTTATGGGCTCAAGATATGGTTATGTTCATGGAAGACACTATTTATCTCAACAACACCTTCATTTCTAACCGCAACGTTTATCTTAGACTTACAGTTCGTCTTGGTGGAAGGTCtacattgtaaaatatttttctcatttgtaGAACATGCACCGCTTTTGGCACAAGCAATAAAGAACCACTTTTTCTTGTCATCCAGACCATTCCTTGCTCCTAGCTTAGATATGCTAAAACCCTTTAATTGGACATAGGCGTTATAATATTCACGAAGCTCATTTTTGGAATGAAAATTCATTCCAATATTGGGGATTGAACATCGTGATTTAAACTTCGGGATTCATGAAGCTACATAATAAGAGAGAAACTGTGTTAGCAAAaattacacaaatatgtcctgaacatgaccatgttctaGACTAATATTTCACCTCAATTTATCAAACATTACACTTCAGTTTTAAGAATAACATTACAGTTCAAACAATACAGTTTAATTTATCAGATATTACActtcagttttaaaaataacattaaagttTAGACGTTACACTTCACCGTAAAAGAACATTATAGTTCATACATTAcagtttaagttaaaaataacattacagttcatacattatagtttagtttaaaaataatacttgtTAACGTCTTCTTCACGGTGGTTGTCTTCTTCGTGGTTGTTTTGTTCGCGGTAGTCATCTTCTTCGTAGTGGTCTTCTCTGTAGTAGTCATTTTCTATGTCGTCGTCTGCTTcgatttgggtttttttttattgagagaGGAATCTAAAGCTCATACTTTTGAGATCTTTTTGATAGGAGAATGCTATGATTTGATCATAGCCTGACTATAATTTGATCAAACCGAAAAAGAGCGCATGCTGgctttcttttatttatttaattttttccacCGTGACTTATTTTTTCCATGTGGCTGCTAGGTGGGGGTTGTTTCCCTAGCGTCGCCCCCTATTATTACtctatatttacatataatCATTTATGCCTCTCCTTTGTTAGTAAAGTTGAAGGACTGGATTTAGATCTCGTCCGATGAAATTAGATCTAGACTTGTCGCCTTTGCTGGATCTAGAGCCTTTGTCCTCGAAGGTTGAAAGAGACGTCGACGAGAAGGATGAACGATAGAACTGTGAGATCTTGTTGAGGAGAGAGACGATGGAGAAGATTGTTTTAATACAAATCAGTTggttaatttaaaaacttttaacCTACCGGTTTTTGGTTAAACCCGATTAACTGACCGAAAAAGGTAAAATCGAAATTGGTACGAGTCGGTTAAtcgattattaatataaattacaaaatcaaGTTTAATTGAAACCGTAAaccatataaactaattaatcaCCGGTTGAACTAGCCTAGCAATAGAGGTGTTCAACCGGTTAACCAATTAAACGATTCTTGTTAAGTCCGGTATTACCTCTTATTTTACAAACTAGTTAATCAACTAGTATTGGTATCAATTTTACCAGTTCTAGTTCTACTGGTTCTAGTCGGTTAACCGATTTAACCGTGAACCGATAATTCgactttcaaaattaagtattaaatttattaaatgatttttttcaaaatccttgTTTGTACTGTACTGTTATTCTTCATTTTattctataataatatttcatagatatatttagaaatatattataatatattatattattgtaacaatttaatatattttaaaagtctcaattttaaactaataactatataaattagatttgtttttaaaataattctatacaaattctattttaaaatataaaataattattatatacaaattattaaatattatttataatatatctaattttacaaaaataactaatataaattataaaatatataattaaattattatcgatTTATTGGTAAAAccgttaaaaaataattcaaccgAACTGTTTAACTAGTAAAAAATCAGTTAATCAGAACCGTTAGAACCGATTGACTAATAAACCGGTAAAGTGAAACTGGTAAGCTATCTGTTCGGTTCGATTAttaatttttggtttttatttattacccACTTAGCCaaatatattaaagttatatGATTTATGTGTGATATTccctattaaaaaaaatacatataagtatttaattgttttgatatcatttaataaataaattaaatctaagCATAACTTATGGAAATGTGACcacatttcttttataaaatatatgcatttaattgttttatatatatatatatatatattatctatatatataaaaaattataattaaaaaatttaataattatataatataaaaattaatgataaatatatatatatatttaagcaatttaataattaatgaaatatatataaaaaataattattgaagataatatataaaaataatattttaagcttaaaacgttatatttaaaaaaaaaaattaacagaaTGATTATTGTGacctttttaaaagttgaataaaagatatacttcaaaaattaatttaaagactaaaataatttattaaaataattaaagaacaaCTCAGATAATTTGCCTTAAATATATGCATTATAAATAGGCTTGCTCTCccttttataagaatatatgcattaaagttttttaatacactttaaattaataaaattatcaatagacaatttttaatcaatcctacaattttaatattaaaaaatagttttgataacaaaataatatatttaaaaaattaatagtctGTCTTAATTATGCtcatatacaaatattattagatttaaaattttaaatattttgatataattataaaaaacaaattctaaattGTAGATTATgatttagatttagatttgaTGAGTTTGGTTtatgattcaaattatatatttttttaacataaaaatgacattttttattctaataaaatggaataatattatgtttattttaccattagacaaaaaaaaaatataaaaatagcaATTTACGTAACGCTCCCTGGTCAGATTTACGGATAGAACCGTTAGATATAGGCTTTGCTCATAGTCTGTTTTCAATTCAAATCTTGAATCTGAGATAAAACCCTATATCGAAGTATCGAAGAACCATTTCAAGGATCAAAgactctctctctatctctctcaaGCTTTCATCAAGACTTTCTCATTTCCGTTCTTCTTTCTGTCGTCTCCATTTCTTCTGCTCTCTAAACTTATACGCTTAGCTCGGGACTACAATTTTCAATGTAAGTTCAATGTAACCCTAGAAACTACTGCATCGTAAGTTCTGATCTATGTTCTTTTTAATGAGATCGATCTATTTGTCTCTGTTTTCCAGAACAAATGGAAGAAAACAGCGATTTGGAGGAATATACGATGACAGAACAAGTTTCCCCAACCCAAGATCAAACTCTTCCACTACTATCGAAAGTTGAAGTATTGAAGAGCAAGATTAAGGTAGGTTTTGGAGAATGATTTCTGTATAAATGTTATTCAATTCATGCCTTCGCCAATTTTGACTTGGTTTCATCTTTTTAGAATTTGAGCAGTGAGCATGCGCAACTGTACAATCAAGTGAAAGGGTTTGTCACTGAATCATTTCCTGGTCCTGAATTGTTTGGCGCACTTAATTATCTAGGTATGCTTTTACTCTTCTTCCTATTCTTTCTTCAAGAAATGGGAGTTACTGTTTTGGTTTTTGCTTAGGTACACAGTACGATGTTTTGGAAAAGAAACATGTTGAAGAATGTGAACTTTTAAAGAAGAAGTATCTTGAAGAGTCTTTAGAGAGGAAGCGGCTCTATAATGAAGTGATCGAGCTTAAAGGGAATATTAGAGTGTTTTGCAGATGCCGACCGTTAAATGAGggtgaaataaaaaatggttgCACTTCTGTAGTGGATCATGAATCCTTGGGGGAGAATGAGCTTCAGATTATTTGCTCTGATTCTTCCAAAAAGCAGTTCAAATTTGATCATGTATTCAGGCCTGAGGATGACCAAGGTAAACTAAGTGATAATCCCATTTTCTAAATGATGTTTTTTCATTGATGGTTGTACTAATGTAGTAATGTTTCTTCCTTGATATGCAGAGGCTGTTTATGCTCAAACTTCCCCAATAGTTACATCTGTACTAGATGGGTATAATGTCTGTATTTTTGCATATGGACAAACTGGCACTGGTAAAACATTTACAATGGAAGGAATTCCAGGAAATAGAGGTGTTAACTACCGAACCTTGGAGAATTTATTCAGGATTTCTAATGAAAGGCGTGGAGTGATGAGATATGAATTGTATGTAAGCATGTTGGAAGTGTACAATGAGAAGATAAGAGACCTACTTGAAGAGAACTCCAATCAACCTTCTAAAAGGTAAGACAACTCAATGATTGCTAATATTCATCAAATTCTGTTTGAGAAAGCAATGAGGATTTATCTTGTTGATTGGTCAATGCAATGTAGTTTTTTTTCATGCTAATGTTGAAAACATTCTAAAGTTTGAGAGGGCGACCATATAAGGATTGCACCTCAAAGATATCTCTGCTtctactaaaaatataaaacccaATTTCATTTTCAGATATAGACCACATTTGATACTAGCAAAAACTACATGGCTTTTTTAGAAGAATGTTTTTGCCCATAATGTGTACATGACAGCTAGCTTTCTCGATTATTAAGGTTAAAATTGTCTTGgaatttgaaatgtttttgtCATTCAAATGAAGATTGGATATAAAGCAGTCATCGGATGGAACACAAGAAGTTCCTGGACTAGTAGAAGCTCGTGTTCATAGTATTGATGAAATCTGGGAGCTGCTTAAGACAGGAAGTCGAGCCAGATCCGTTGGATCTACTAATGCTAACGAGCTTAGCAGCCGTTCTCACTGGtactttttgtttgtttatctaGATGATAATATTATCCCAAGCCATTATAACTAATTGTTTAAGTTTTCTGTAGCCTGTTGAGATTGACGGTTAAGGGGGAGAGTTTGATAAATGGTCAACAGACAAAGAGCCACCTTTGGCTTGTAGATTTGGCTGGAAGTGAAAGGGTGGGGAAGATCGAAGTGGAAGGAGAAAGGCTGAAGGAGTCtcaatttataaacaaatcCCTCTCAGCACTTGGTGATGTCATCTTTGCTCTAGCATCCAAAACAGCCCATGTTCCTTACAGGCTTGTTTCTTCTCCCTCTTTCTTATACATGGTTAATTCTATTTCAAAGTctcattctttttttcttctcttttgttGTTAATTCAGGAACTCAAAACTTACACATATGCTACAGAGCTCCCTTGGTAAGCATCCTCGATCTTATGATATAGTATGTTTGGTATAGGATTTGTTAAGTGTTTTCAACATTTTGCAATTTAGAATCCATTGAATGTAAACTTATTGAAAGTGAAAATGCAGGTGGAGATTGCAAGACTCTAATGTTTGTTCAGATGAGTCCAAGTTCATCTGATTTGGGAGAAACTCTCTGCTCTTTGAACTTTGCAAGCCGTGTACGTGGAATCGAGCAAGGCCCTGCTCGAAAACATGCTGACGTTTCTGATCTTCACAAGTATAAGCAACTGGTAAGCACAGTTCTAAAAACTTGATCTATTATTTCCAAAACTTTTCATTCGTAAACGGAAGGTGACATAATTACACTATATTTCTTCCAAAAGAAGCAGATCTTTATTATACTTTATGTGTGTGATGAGCAGGCAGAGAAAGCTAAACATGACGaaaaggaaatgaagaaattgcaGGATAGCATCCAGTCATTGCAACTTAGGCTCTCTGTTAGAGAACAGATGTGCAAAACTTTTCAAGAAAAGGTAACAAACAATAAATTCAATTAAGTGTTGAATAATGAGGTTTAAGTGCCTCATTCTGCTTCTTTAACATACACCAAAAGCTCGGTTTCAACATTCAATAGCAGGGTAGTTTTGTTTcctaaacttttaaaaacagtTCAAATTGCATCGGGTTGACAGTTTTCTGTTAATTCCATGAAGTTTTTAAATCATTTCCTTAATCATAATTCttgagttaattttttttcttactaaaaTCATATCTATCCATTAACCGAGTTAACAAAAAATAACAATGGGGAGTAATTTTACTTGATTTTTATGTTATTagataaaacataattttgttaATAGTATTGTGCTgcaaattgttttaattaaacagGCTCGATTCATGGAGAACCAGTtggaagaagagagaaaaatgagaTTAAAACAAGAATCAAGATCCTTGGCAGCACCATCAAAGGCGGAGAGGAAACCGCCACTTGCTCCTCCCTTGAAACAAAGGCAGCCTTTAAGAAGGGTAACGAACATCATTCCAACTCGACTGCCAGTATCTCCTCATCCATCGGCTAAACCATCATATTCCATGGTCCGTCGTCATCCCATGTCTTCATCTGTCGACAAAGAAAATAAGTCGGAAATTTCCACGACTAGAACCATTCAAGCGAGACGAAGTTCATTCATCCCACAGAAAACAAATTCTGCTGCGCTTCTTCTACCGAGAAGGACAGAATCATTGTCGGGCTCGGACTCGAACTCGATAATTACACCAGTTCTCCCTGTGGTTTCGAGGGTTAGAACTGGACGACAGTCGTTTGTATGGGACCGGGAGAGGTTGTGGCGAACTTCAATAGTTCCTCCTCCTTCTCCGATGTTGCAGCAAGTAAAGGGGAGTTCTCCTGCTGTTATGGGTGCAATTAAGAGGAAGAGTTTGGTTTGGAGTCCACTTAGGACGAAAGTCATGAGAAATGAGAGAAGGAATTCTTACTTTAAGTAGTAGTGATTGTAGGCAGATTTAATATTCAATGTTCCTTTTGTACTTGCTAATTCTGACTGGATATCGGTTTGTTTCTTGTGGCATGACACAGAAACTTGATTTCTGTTTGTTATCGAAACCATGTATTTGAATGATGGGTAGATAATGAATGAAATTTGTTATTGTTACCTGAAATTGTTAATCTTGATTCCTATTTGTTATTGAAAccatgtttaaaatgttttgaatgttGTTAAGTCAATGATGACaatgattttgaattttggtCTCCATAATGTTTTTGAATAGGACTGgttaaaattgttttatgtattttttttatttaggttacatttttttaatattgtggttaaaattgttttatgtgttttttatttagGGTAACTGATTAAATTAGACattataattttgtaagtaAAAATAGAGGCCAATTTTGACATTTGTCATAaggacatttttttttatattattattatatatttattttattacatagcctatttatttggttatggattttatttattataataaattagagATGATAAATGGACGTATCCAACCGAGGATGCGTTCCCATTCCATTCTCATTTttgttttaggatttttttctTATCATCCCGACCCGTTTTCTGGGATTCGTCGGCCACcgttatattatattctttatacatttaaaaaaaagaataattgataaaattatataaaaaaatatattgataaagttaagtatttaagtatttattagtgTTAGGGTAGAGTCAATTTGAGGTTGAGACATGAACACAAATAACATCTCGTCTTATTCCCAATCAACTACCGATTAAATTAGAGAAAAACCAcctcaaacaaaataattcagATCGAAAACTAtcctaacaaaattttaattatcattcctattataaaccaaaataatagaaattGTTCTAATGGAACCTAAAATAAAAACTTCATTTCTTGTTTCATTTTAGTAATTAGTGATAGGCAAACAAATTATCATTAGGAcaaccattttttttagaaaaatactaatgatttgtaacatttttttctttttcttattttaactataaaaaaaaatactgctttaattggaaaatttgattaaataacctcaaagatgaggttatttgatctggtggtgattttataattaaattgcgTTCGtggttgtatattttttttagacgatattgcccttgtagcgaaacgctaagagacttagcgtttcgtgaagtggattaggtttagtataaatactgtaatattttcatttccttcgttttctttc is part of the Impatiens glandulifera chromosome 1, dImpGla2.1, whole genome shotgun sequence genome and encodes:
- the LOC124920355 gene encoding kinesin-like protein KIN-14S encodes the protein MEENSDLEEYTMTEQVSPTQDQTLPLLSKVEVLKSKIKNLSSEHAQLYNQVKGFVTESFPGPELFGALNYLGTQYDVLEKKHVEECELLKKKYLEESLERKRLYNEVIELKGNIRVFCRCRPLNEGEIKNGCTSVVDHESLGENELQIICSDSSKKQFKFDHVFRPEDDQEAVYAQTSPIVTSVLDGYNVCIFAYGQTGTGKTFTMEGIPGNRGVNYRTLENLFRISNERRGVMRYELYVSMLEVYNEKIRDLLEENSNQPSKRLDIKQSSDGTQEVPGLVEARVHSIDEIWELLKTGSRARSVGSTNANELSSRSHCLLRLTVKGESLINGQQTKSHLWLVDLAGSERVGKIEVEGERLKESQFINKSLSALGDVIFALASKTAHVPYRNSKLTHMLQSSLGGDCKTLMFVQMSPSSSDLGETLCSLNFASRVRGIEQGPARKHADVSDLHKYKQLAEKAKHDEKEMKKLQDSIQSLQLRLSVREQMCKTFQEKARFMENQLEEERKMRLKQESRSLAAPSKAERKPPLAPPLKQRQPLRRVTNIIPTRLPVSPHPSAKPSYSMVRRHPMSSSVDKENKSEISTTRTIQARRSSFIPQKTNSAALLLPRRTESLSGSDSNSIITPVLPVVSRVRTGRQSFVWDRERLWRTSIVPPPSPMLQQVKGSSPAVMGAIKRKSLVWSPLRTKVMRNERRNSYFK